The Pollutimonas sp. M17 sequence ATACCCTGCTGATCACCTTGTCCTCCCACACCATCAATCCCGCCATCTACACCTCTTTGCCGTTTGATACCGAGAACGATTTCAGCCCGGTCTCGATGGTGGCCTCGGCACCGCAGATCCTGGTGGCCAACCCGAAATTCCCTCCGTCGTCCCTGGCGGAACTGATCGAGTACAGCAAGAAGCATCCCGACGAGGTTCCCTATGGCTCGGCGGGCACCGGTTCGCCCAGCCATATCGCGGGCGAGCTCTTCAAGATGAAGACGGGCCTGAACCTTACGCATATTCCTTACCGGGGCGGCGGGCCGGCCACGATCGACGTATTGGGCGGCACCATACCCTTGCTGTGGGTGTCTCTGCCCTCGGTTACGCAGCACATCAAAAGCGGCCGTTTGAAGGCGCTGGCCGTCTCGACCAAAGACCGCACGCCTGTTCTTCCCGATGTGCCGTCCGTCGCGGAAACCATCAGCGGTTTCAACGTCGATTCCTGGTACGCGATGTTTGCGCCGGCCAACACGCCTGCGCCGATTGTCAATAAAATACAGGCGGCCATTGCGGATGCGGCCAAAGACAAAAAAATACAAGAGGCGTTCCTGGCGCAGGGAGCGGTTGTGGTCGGCGGCACTCCCGCTGAGTTGGACCAGGTCGTGAAGACCGAGGTGCCCATGTGGAAGGCGCTTGCCAAGCAGGCGAACATCAAGATCAATTAACACTACCGGCCGGAAAAGGAAAATCCGGCCATATAGCTGCATAAAGGTACAAACAGCATGTCTAGCAAACCCCTGGCAGGAATAACGGTCCTGGAAGTATGTAATGTCGCGGCAGGCCCGTTTTGCGGAATGCTGCTGGCCGACATGGGAGCCGAAGTAATCAAGATTGAAAACCCGCAGGGCGGCGACACCCTGCGCAGCTGGCCCCCCCTGACCGAGGGCTATAGCGAGAATTTCGCCTCCCTGAACCGGAATAAAAAGTCGGTCACCGCCAATCTGAAAGATCCGGATGACACCGCGTTTGTGCTACAGCTGGTCGGCACGGCCGATGTGTTGATCGAGAACAATCGGCCCGGCGTCATGGACAGGTTGGGCTTGGGCTATGAGGCCCTCAAGAAAATCAACCCCCGGCTGGTCTACTGCTCGCTCTCCGCGTATGGCCAATCGGGTCCGCGATCCCAGGAAGGGGGCTTCGATCTCACCATGCAGGCGATGAGCGGGATCATGAGTGTGACGGGCACGCCCGACGGGCCCCCCGTCAAATGCGGGGTGCCGGTTTCCGACTTCGCCACCGGACTCTATGCCGCCTTCTCCGTGGTGAGCGCCTTGCGCCAGGCTGAAGCCGACGGCGCGGGGATGCACATCGATGTCTCCATGCTGGGCTCGTCTCTTGCCATCGCCGCGCTGCAAACGTCGGAATACTTCGGCAGCGGCAAGAATCCCCTGAAGCTGGGCTCGGCCCATCCCAGAAATGCCCCGTACCAGGTCTTCCGCTGCCGCGACGGCTATTTCGGGATGGCGGCGGGCAACAACGCTTTATGGAGCAACGTTTGCCACGCCATCGGGCGAACCGATCTACTGGGCGACAGCCGGTTTGGGTCGCCTA is a genomic window containing:
- a CDS encoding Bug family tripartite tricarboxylate transporter substrate binding protein, which encodes MIITTHRSRRAGRSPLGRVTRGAVFAAAIGCFAMSAMSTASAETYPDKPINLIVSYPAGGSVDVSARILQDPLSKALGQPVVVENKGGAGGTIGTAIVAKAKPDGYTLLITLSSHTINPAIYTSLPFDTENDFSPVSMVASAPQILVANPKFPPSSLAELIEYSKKHPDEVPYGSAGTGSPSHIAGELFKMKTGLNLTHIPYRGGGPATIDVLGGTIPLLWVSLPSVTQHIKSGRLKALAVSTKDRTPVLPDVPSVAETISGFNVDSWYAMFAPANTPAPIVNKIQAAIADAAKDKKIQEAFLAQGAVVVGGTPAELDQVVKTEVPMWKALAKQANIKIN
- a CDS encoding CaiB/BaiF CoA transferase family protein; its protein translation is MSSKPLAGITVLEVCNVAAGPFCGMLLADMGAEVIKIENPQGGDTLRSWPPLTEGYSENFASLNRNKKSVTANLKDPDDTAFVLQLVGTADVLIENNRPGVMDRLGLGYEALKKINPRLVYCSLSAYGQSGPRSQEGGFDLTMQAMSGIMSVTGTPDGPPVKCGVPVSDFATGLYAAFSVVSALRQAEADGAGMHIDVSMLGSSLAIAALQTSEYFGSGKNPLKLGSAHPRNAPYQVFRCRDGYFGMAAGNNALWSNVCHAIGRTDLLGDSRFGSPSDRARNQGDLLTILEDIFASDGSEHWLEVFRTAGVPCAPINNYSEILADPQVEHMDWVQELELPNGQMTRSFMSPIRLNGQTQGARLRPPALGEHNAELKAALAARELQGE